Genomic DNA from Polyodon spathula isolate WHYD16114869_AA chromosome 8, ASM1765450v1, whole genome shotgun sequence:
ATAATAAGAGAcgcaacataaaaatataaataaataaaaagaattgtgTTCTATGCACGAGACGACATCTGCACACAACGTAATATGTACTGGATTTTTGGCAAATACATGTGTTATTGTTTGATTTCTTAATGGATGAAAAATGGGGTTGCCATACAGTTCAATATCTATTCAGCATAATAATTCAGACAGGCATCTATGACATGAATCAAATGTTAATGCTAAAAAATGTGTCCACAAATCTACTGTTAATGGTTTACATGCAATCTGAAGGAAATGTCCAGCCTGCTTTGAGTTATATTTTCACATTTCTTTACCATTACAATCCTCACAATCTCCACGTCCTTTTCAAGAACCGCAGCAGTAATATCTCTTCCGACAGAGAACCTGGACTTGAACTTTTCCCTGATCACTGTGTGTGAGCAGCTCTAATGCTAACTAGGATGTGTGATGTCAATGGGTTTCATCCTGAAGTACAATGGGATTTGGACAGCTGAGAAATGTACTTCTTTAAATAGCAATGTAAAAGATTTCCTCTATTATGTGCCCCTAATAAGGATGGATTTTGTCAGACCAGATATGCACTTCTGCAGCTCTTGCCAGCCAAAGCAGATCTTTACTGTGTGAGTGAATGGATTTTGTTAGGTAATTATCAGGAACACTTGACTGACTTCAGCTTGCCTCTTTCCCAAAGACTTTAGGGCTTTAGCTTTATGAATACTATCTCCATTTTCTTGGTAATTGGAACAATTCCTCTGGGGTGCTGGGTAGTTTTTAATTACTAATTTACCGGAGTAGATCAGCTTCCTGTTTGttagtgttggaaaacatggattgagaattgattaggggtttgctacgcatgtggactagcagagctatactggtgttcttttctgaaaagagactaatattgcagatagcagactgtttggttcaaattgcatgtactgctaaccactgatagagacgatgcgtctacaaactgcccaacaatgactgcaagctaacgagataacaatgctgtggactagaagggaacaggctctagacttcagagagatcaaaagagataatcccactggcatcaatgggggtcgcaaggagataacaaaaggcagatgtatggaccttttgtctccaggagtgtgaagaaagtacagaggttgtcacactagaccacacacacagacacacacacattaacactcacacaataaattaaattaccttgaccattggttaatgtcagagaaaggggaggtggaccatcaatacagaagggtatttaatgtcacgcaaacattgtaattttgagttctgtatatcctgtacctgggaccagactccctgcatatttcaataaacctggcaactgactgaagaaaaggactctgtgcattttcttgaatctacttactcaccatctattttttaagtacttcagttAGAGTAAGGAAAAGTGTTGAAGGCTTTGATACTAGTATGatgtgacagaaatgcaatgagttctggtgagaaatctccctcccgaactgcgagggcgctaaagaacgggaggagaagtatctggaagggctgtctgacagtttgtttccgggaccgaagtgggtcagcctggaaagaagcgagactctgttgtaagaccatattgacctgaaaggtaaacgaggggcagctgcaactgtttacctagatgtcatacagaagtacatataggggccagggtaacgttAATCTtatccttcgtttgggttaacgataggagagaaggactgagagaggagctctcagagaatataaaaataattaagcgttatacgtgttgtgtgttatttatgtttgtctgtaattgtctgtctttgtcacactactagacagttaaagcacacctccagagctgttgccatgaaagcactatctggagcaccactgcacagagcacctgcacgtttggattcacccaggactggtgaccgtgcctttgttttttgttcaggactgtatCATGTTATTCACTCTCCCCaagctttacacattgttgtgtactgccggggatttattatttgacagtcaccagacctggaaacggcacaataaatacttattcactaaattactgttgtctgttcatcactcctgcaccgcatcaccgctacacctgttccccttaccagccactttgccacatatgaACATAGCATGGATAAAGTTCATTCTTAATGCTACAGCATTTAATGAGCAAATTCCCTTTTGAATTGAATTTGTGCTGTTTTTCTCTTGGTCTACATGGAAATTCTCCGTAAGTCACTTAAAATGaactttaaatgtactgttttatactAATAACAGTGTATGTGTATGTGCTATAGGCCTGGATCCATAAGGAATTACATATTTCACACTGCTATCAGTATTATTTATACATGAACAAACATTGACATTAAAACAAATCATATCATAGATGCACATTTATGTGATATTGTAGTTTATAGAAAGTACAAAATGCATTActacactaaactatacacaccATGTTAATGCTGAATGTGTTAATCCTGTATTGCAGTCTTATTGAGCATGATCCTatgcctacctctctgcaccaattaggtggaaaataataataactgaatgtATAAGCACTGctcaagacaccttccagcatCTTGTGGAGTTGCCCAACATGATATTAGCTACAGGTCGTAGTAGTGAGCCAGACAGTGTATATGTGTAGGCctgaatatataataatatacacaataatatatttctgaaattattttacTGTGTGACAACATATTCTCACCAGTTCTTAACTATCAGTTGACACAATTTTGATGGGGACGGTAATAGAGGGAATACCAAGAAAGAATGCAATAAACATTTAGGATGTCAGGATGTAAAactacaacaataataaaaaaagtactcACAGAAAAGTTAGCATCTTCTGCCCTCAGATGGTCTGCAACATACTGCACCCCCTCAATGGCTTGCTTCATGGAAGGGGACATTACTAGAAGATGTTGCTTCTTGGCACTGAAGATTTTTGAAACCCTTTCAGATGTGGCTGTTGTCTCTGGGACCTTTTTGCATTTCCATTGGCTTGGGTTGGGAGTGAATGGTTTCTCCTTGAGGTGAGGAAGCTGGAATGATGGCGACCGGCTGCACTTACTGCTGGAATGACCATTGCTTTGGGAGGACTCCTCATGCAGGCAGCAGTACTGGATGCTTCTGGATCTGCATCGAGTCGTGGCTTGAGGGAGCTCACTTTCACCACATGTGTACTGGACACTGAATGATCTCCCCTTGGGGAGATTACGCGGCTCATCAAAGCTTAGATGGTGACGCAAGACTGAAGGGGGAGAATGGCTTTTTTGACCAGGTTCCTCGAGAAGAATAGAGCATTGGCTTGAGGATGACTTGCAGAGGATTTGGGATTTAGGTGTTGTATCTTCTAACAGATGGCTCAATGGAGAAGTAAGGGAGAGATCAGTACTCTCTTGACTCTCCAGAGGCATGGTAGGGAGTTTCTGAGCATCCTCAATCTCAGACCAGAGCGTAGGTGAGCTTGCTTTCTTATGCAGTGACTCAATTAGTTTTTTGCAGTTCTCCTTCACCAATGCAGGTCTTTTCATAAACAAGAGTCGGGGGATGACATCTAGAAATATCCTCCGTACCCAGTCTGGCATCATATGGGTACGGGGCGAGCGGTGATGAACATTCAGGACAAAGACGGTGATAATAATTGAGAGTGTTACGAATATCATAGTGAATAGCAAGTACTCTCCGATCAAGGGAATTACAAGGGACGTGGAAGGGATTATCTCTGTAATTAGTAAGAGGAACACAGTCAAGGATAGAAGCACTGAAATACAGAGGGTGATCTTTTCCCCACACTCAGAAGGGAGATAAAAGACCAACACGGTCAGGCAGGAGATTAGAAGGCAAGGGATGATCAAGTTGATAGTGTAAAACAGAGGAAGCCTCCTGATAATGAAGGAGTATGTAATGTCGGGGTAGATTTCCGTGCAGCATTCGTATTTCTTTATGTTGTACGTCCCAACTGCATTGATGATGACCCACTCCCCACTCTCCCAGAAATCCAATTGGTCCACGTTGTTTGCCATGCTGATCAGGTCTATTTTAGCTTTGTCGTAAGTCCAGGAGCCAAACTTCATGGTACAGTTCTGCTGATCAAAAGGGAAAAAGGTAACGTCAATACTGCAAGAGCTCTTGTAGATAGCTGGGGGCATCCATTTGATTCTGCCATCGTGAAAAAGATGAGCTTTGGTGAGGTGAGTCACTGCAAAGTCCCCATCGGCACTGTGGgtggaaacaaaaacaatgaaaaattatTTACTCATACCAGATGATCTGTAGTGATTATGTGCTAACTATCAAGCCCACTGTGCAGTAGTGGTTCCAAATCTATTGTGATGACATTGCTGGCAAACCTGTGGTCTATGGAAAGTTCTGCTCATTTTTCTTCTTGATagtattataatggtatcccaGTAAGTACTTTTCTAACTTGGAATGACTTGACCCTTGCTATTTAAAGAGAGGTATCCAGGGACTTGCAGGTGCTTCTGTGTGAGATGCAAACCTGAGGCTCCATCTGACTGGCTGATATTAAACACCCAGAGACTTGAGAACTGTTGTTGATTCTAGTACCCTGGTAGGACTCCAGCCCTCAAAATTGCCTGATTATAGGTCATTCcaaattataaatgttttaaataacaaatgagaTATTATGCCTCTGTCCAAGATGCACACACAAATCTTAATATAAGAGTACagtacatagtgtaattaaaccTACTTATTGTAAAGGACAATATCTGGTCTCCAGATGAGCTCTGATGGAATTCGAATTGAAGTCACATTTTCATATTCCAGAGGGTTCCATTGGAGTTTGTAATCATGCCATTCCTGTACGAAACAGAGGGACATCGGAAAAAGACCCTAGTTTATTTGAACAAGATTGAACATTCAATGTAATAATGAACTTAAAATTAGAATTGCTAACAAATAGTAATTGTTTAGGTCAATGAgtaattttcaaaatgtttgctttattctGAAACATCTCTGAAGGTTTCACACCATAGACCATCCTTTTGTTGAGGGATAGTGT
This window encodes:
- the LOC121319252 gene encoding neuronal acetylcholine receptor subunit alpha-4-like — translated: MGFLIQALRLLGVCMSIQVLPACSHMRTRAHAEERLLKTLFTAYNKLSRPVANISDVVLVRFGLSIAQLIDVDEKNQMMTTNVWVKQEWHDYKLQWNPLEYENVTSIRIPSELIWRPDIVLYNNADGDFAVTHLTKAHLFHDGRIKWMPPAIYKSSCSIDVTFFPFDQQNCTMKFGSWTYDKAKIDLISMANNVDQLDFWESGEWVIINAVGTYNIKKYECCTEIYPDITYSFIIRRLPLFYTINLIIPCLLISCLTVLVFYLPSECGEKITLCISVLLSLTVFLLLITEIIPSTSLVIPLIGEYLLFTMIFVTLSIIITVFVLNVHHRSPRTHMMPDWVRRIFLDVIPRLLFMKRPALVKENCKKLIESLHKKASSPTLWSEIEDAQKLPTMPLESQESTDLSLTSPLSHLLEDTTPKSQILCKSSSSQCSILLEEPGQKSHSPPSVLRHHLSFDEPRNLPKGRSFSVQYTCGESELPQATTRCRSRSIQYCCLHEESSQSNGHSSSKCSRSPSFQLPHLKEKPFTPNPSQWKCKKVPETTATSERVSKIFSAKKQHLLVMSPSMKQAIEGVQYVADHLRAEDANFSVKEDWKYVAMVIDRIFLWVFIIVCILGTVGLFLPPWLAGMI